CTTCCCGCAAACACGCATGGGTGTTGAGCAATCCTTCTACGATGCCTTCCACCAGGCGCGCGCCTATCAGCAAGAGCTTGATCGCTGGAACGCCACGAAGCCCAAGGATCGAGACGGCAAAGCCGCGCCGCGCCGCGACCTGCGCATGGAGGCGCTCGCTGAGATCCTGCACGGCGAGCGCGACATCAGCTGCCACAGCTATGTGCAGAGCGAGATCGCCATGCTCATGCACGTGGCCGATAGCATGCGCTTCAAGGTGAACACCTTCACGCACATCCTCGAAGGCTACAAGGTGGCGCAGGCCATGAAGAAGCACGGCGCCAGCGGCAGCACCTTCAGCGATTGGTGGGCCTATAAGTTCGAGGTGAACGATGCGATCCCGTACAACGCCGCGCTCATGCACCGCAACGGCGTACACACCGGCATCAACAGCGACGACGCCGAGATGAGCCGACGCCTCAACCAGGAAGCCGCGAAGGCCGTGAAGTACGGCGGCGTGAGCGCCGAGGAAGCATGGAAGATGGTGACACTGAACCCGCGCGCATGCTGGGACTCGATCATCGCATCGGCAGCGTGCAGCCGGGGATGGATGCGGACCTCGTGCTCTGGAGCGCTGATCCCATGAGCATCGACGCGCGAGCACTGACCACTTGGGTGGATGGCGCGCGCTACTACGACGAAGCGAAGGACCGCGAGCAGCGCGCATGGATCGCTGCCGAGCGCGACCGCATCATCCGCGCCATGATGCAGGCCAAGGCCGATGGCGCACCTGCCCGCAAGCCCGGCCGCGAACGCCCGCGCCTGTGGTGCTGCGAGGATCCGGGAGAAGATGAATTCCTGCACGATGGAGATCACACCCATGAATAGCGCACTGCCTTTGCTACAGCGTGCCTGTAGCGTCGACCCTTCGGGTCGACAAGGGTTATATGTATGGCCAGATGCGATTTGCATTGCTGACGATGCTGTTGTTCTGCATCAACACCGTGGCCCACCCAGATCCACACCCGCGCCACCGCAATCCAAGAGCATCCTCATCACTGGCGGCACTGTGCATGTGGGCGATGGCAAGGTGATCGACGAAGGCGCCGTGGGCTTCCGCGATGGACGCATCGATTACGTGGGCTACAACTATGGCGTGAAAGCCGCCTACGACACCGTGATCGATGTGAAGGGCCAGCATGTCTATCCGGGCTTCATCCTTCCCGATTCCCCCTTGGGCCTTGTTGAAGTGGAGCAGACGCGCGCCACGGTGGACAAGCAGGACGTGGGCCGCTACGAGCCCGAGCTGCGTGCCATTTCTGCCTACAAGAGCGACTCGCGCGTAACGCCCACCATTCGATCCAATGGCGTGCTGCTGGCGCAAGTGGCTCCGCGCGGGCTCACCATCGCGGGCACCAGCAGCGTGGTGCAGCTCGATGCCTGGGACAACGACGGTGCAATCGTGAAGGCCGACGATGGTGTGTTCATGTCATGGCCTTCCGCCTATCAGCGCCAAGGCTGGTGGGCCGAGCCGGGCGAGACCGACAGCGAGAAGAAGGACGAACGCGCCAAGAAACTTGATGAGCTTCGGCAGTTCTTCCGCAATGCGAAGGCTTACTCGGCTACGAAGTCACCCGCGATTGTCGACGTGCGCTTGGAAGCGATGCGCGGCCTCTTCGATGGCAGCAAGGCGCTCTTCGTTCGCGCCGATGCCGCGCGCGAGATCACCGAGGCCGTGCAATTCACGAAAGCCGAGGGCGTGAAGCGCACCGTGATCGTGGGCGGCTACGATGCCTGGCGCGTGGCGGACCTGTTGCGCGACAACAAGGTGGATGTAGTCCTGCGCCGTACGCACAGCCTGCCCATGCGGCCCGAGGACGACATCGACCTGCCTTACAAACTGCCCGCATTGCTGAAGGAGCGCGGCATCCGCTTCTGCCTCAGCTACACCGGCGACCACGAGCATGCCGGCGCGCGAAACTTGCCTTTCACCGCTGGCACCGCGCGCGCGTATGGTCTATCATCCGAAGATGCGTTACGGGCCATCACACTGGATGCTGCCGCCATGCTCGGCATCGATCAAGCGCTACGGCAGCCTCACCGTGGGCAAGGACGCCACACTCATCGTCTCGCAAGGGGATGCCCTCGACATGCGCAGCAACGATGTGCGCTGGGCCTTCATCCAGGGCCGCCGCATCGTGCTCGATGATCACCAGAAGCAGTTGTTCAGGCAGTATGAGGGGAGGTTGAAGGAGGGTCAGTAACCCAGCTTCTCCCTTACCCTTTTCAGCACCCCGCTCGCCACGCTCCGCGCCTTGTCCGCGCCTTCTTTTAATCGCGCATCGAGCTCGGCGGTGTCGTTCATCAGGCGTGCGTAGGTGTCGCGCTCGTTGCGGTAGCCATCGAGCAGTACGGCAAGTAATTCCTTCTTCGCATGGCCATAGCCGTAGCCGCCTGCGCGGAATTTCTCGGCCATGGCGCTCACGGCATCGGCGGGCGCCACCAGCTTGAAGAGCTTGTATACGTTGTTCGTCTCGGGATCCTTCGGCGCTTCGAGCGGCGCGCTGTCGGTGACGATGCCCATCACATCCTGCTTCAGCTCCTTCTCCGGCGCGAAGAGGCGAATGAGATTGTTGCGGCTCTTGCTCATCTTCTCGCCATCGGTGCCGGGCACCAGCATCACCTGCTCATCGATGCGCGCATCGGGCAGCACGAAGGTGTCTCCCATCTGGTGGTTGAAGCGCTCGGCCACATCGCGCGTGAATTCGAGGTGCTGCTTCTGGTCCTTGCCCACGGGCACCACTTCGGCATCGTAGAGCAGGATGTCGGCGGCCATGAGCATGGGGTAGAGGAAGAGGCCTCCGTTCACGTCCTCGAGGCGGTCGGCCTTGTCCTTGAAACTGTGGGCCAGCGCTAGGCGCGAGTATGGGAAATAGCAGCTGAGGTACCAGGTGAGCTCGGTGACCTCGGGCACGTCGCTCTGGCGGTAGAACACCGTGCGGTGCGTGTCGATGCCGCAGGCCAGCCAGGCGGCCGCCACGCGCTGTAAGTGTTGCCGCGCAGCAGGGCCGCGTCTTTGATCTGCGTGAGCGAGTGCAGGTCGGCGAGGAAGAGGAAGCGGGCGGTGCCGGGCAGCTGGCTGGCGGCGATGGCGGGGGTGATGGCGCCGAGCACGTTGCCGAGGTGCGGCGTGCCGGTGCTCTGGATGCCGGTGAGGATGCGGGGCATGGGGCGGCGAAAGTACCGGCGGGGCTTCAGTCGCGGCGAATCCGTCTGTCGGACTCGAGAGAACCGTATGCACTGACAATCGGGAAAATGCGGAACCACGGATGCACACGGATGAACACGGATGCGGTTCCGTGCAGAACATCTGCGGTTGACGAAGCCTTCAAAAGACAACCGACCATAAGGACGGGAAAGTGATTGGGAATTATCCGTGCCGATCCGTGTGCATCCGTGGCGGATGTTGAACTATGCGCCGTACTGCAGACAAGCCCGCACATCTTCTTCGGTGAGCTGGGGGTAGCCGGCCAACAGGTCATCCATCGGCTGCCCGGCGGCCAGCTTGTCCAAAATGAGATCAACCGGGATTCGGGTTCCCTTGATGCAGGGCTTGCCATACATCACTTCAGGGTCAGCCGCGATATGTTGGCGCCAATCGAGCATGTGTTGAATCCTGTCCAATGGGAGCCCGAAGATACGCGCCGCTCCCGCGCCATGCCAACCGTTGTTGCGCCCCTACTTTCGCCGACCTTCCGATGAGCGATGCCAGCGCCACCCAGCGACCAACCGTGCGCGACAGCGAGAGCCGCCGCAACAAGCTGACGCGTGCGCTATTCCTGCCGTTGCGCTGGCTCTACAAGCTCTGGTTCGTCTTCGTCTTCTTCAGTTCGTTGGTGCTGCTGTACATCCCGTTCCGCATCCTGCTGTACACGCCGCAGCGCTATTACAAGGCCTTCTGGCTGAAGCGAATCTGGGCGCGCTACCTGGCTTACATGAGCGGTGTGCCCCGCGCATCGTGCGCAGCGCGGAGTTCCCGGATCCGCCTTACGTGATCTGCTGCAACCACAGCAGCTACATCGACATCATACAGATGTACAATGTGGTGCCGCG
The sequence above is drawn from the Flavobacteriales bacterium genome and encodes:
- a CDS encoding amidohydrolase family protein, with the protein product MLGLDHRIGSVQPGMDADLVLWSADPMSIDARALTTWVDGARYYDEAKDREQRAWIAAERDRIIRAMMQAKADGAPARKPGRERPRLWCCEDPGEDEFLHDGDHTHE
- a CDS encoding amidohydrolase encodes the protein MHVGDGKVIDEGAVGFRDGRIDYVGYNYGVKAAYDTVIDVKGQHVYPGFILPDSPLGLVEVEQTRATVDKQDVGRYEPELRAISAYKSDSRVTPTIRSNGVLLAQVAPRGLTIAGTSSVVQLDAWDNDGAIVKADDGVFMSWPSAYQRQGWWAEPGETDSEKKDERAKKLDELRQFFRNAKAYSATKSPAIVDVRLEAMRGLFDGSKALFVRADAAREITEAVQFTKAEGVKRTVIVGGYDAWRVADLLRDNKVDVVLRRTHSLPMRPEDDIDLPYKLPALLKERGIRFCLSYTGDHEHAGARNLPFTAGTARAYGLSSEDALRAITLDAAAMLGIDQALRQPHRGQGRHTHRLARGCPRHAQQRCALGLHPGPPHRAR
- a CDS encoding DUF433 domain-containing protein is translated as MLDWRQHIAADPEVMYGKPCIKGTRIPVDLILDKLAAGQPMDDLLAGYPQLTEEDVRACLQYGA